A part of Rhodopirellula bahusiensis genomic DNA contains:
- the rpsS gene encoding 30S ribosomal protein S19 codes for MSRSSKKGPFVDPKVFFKVQKAAETGSKEPIKTWARSCTIVPEFVNVTFMVHNGRQHIKVLVTEDMVGHKLGEFAPTRTFKGHGGKGKR; via the coding sequence ATGAGTCGAAGCAGTAAGAAGGGTCCCTTTGTTGACCCGAAAGTCTTTTTCAAAGTTCAGAAGGCAGCCGAAACAGGCTCGAAAGAACCGATCAAGACATGGGCACGATCTTGCACGATCGTTCCAGAATTCGTGAACGTCACGTTCATGGTTCACAACGGACGCCAGCACATCAAAGTGTTGGTGACCGAAGACATGGTGGGTCACAAACTCGGTGAGTTTGCTCCCACGCGGACCTTCAAGGGTCACGGCGGCAAGGGCAAACGCTAA